Proteins co-encoded in one Opitutales bacterium genomic window:
- a CDS encoding TraB/GumN family protein: MELGYEIEFLKMGLWVRFMTTRFVLLTLLSILFVHTALARAPVWEVSKEGNTLYIGGTIHVLRTTDYPLPAAFEEAYEKADVLAFEADARKMSDPGVSALIMKRGAYPQGETLLDHLRPETVEKLKEYSAGLGMPYTFLVPMRPGLVLSMLSMLEIQKLGFSYKGVDETYLTQADADGKELLFLESLEEQIDFIAQLGLGNEDKLIAYTIESSQDISGMLEDMVSSWRDGDVSKLDKLLVQEMDAFRKIREDLLIGRNKAWIPSIRAWMETSEIEFVLVGAGHLVGEESVLELLEAEGFIVRQME; the protein is encoded by the coding sequence ATGGAATTAGGTTATGAGATTGAGTTTCTCAAGATGGGGCTTTGGGTGCGTTTCATGACTACACGCTTTGTTCTCCTTACCCTGCTTTCTATTCTCTTCGTCCACACTGCTCTGGCCCGCGCTCCGGTCTGGGAGGTGTCCAAAGAGGGTAATACTCTATACATTGGAGGAACGATTCACGTCCTGCGTACGACGGATTATCCTCTACCCGCAGCTTTTGAGGAGGCCTACGAGAAAGCAGATGTATTGGCTTTCGAGGCGGATGCACGGAAGATGAGTGACCCCGGTGTATCCGCTCTCATCATGAAGCGAGGTGCGTATCCGCAAGGAGAGACGCTCCTGGATCACCTGAGACCTGAAACTGTTGAGAAATTGAAGGAATACAGTGCGGGTCTAGGCATGCCATACACGTTTTTGGTACCCATGCGACCCGGCCTCGTCTTAAGCATGTTATCAATGTTAGAGATCCAAAAACTTGGCTTCTCTTACAAGGGCGTTGACGAGACCTACCTGACCCAGGCGGATGCCGATGGTAAGGAGCTACTTTTTCTGGAGTCCCTCGAAGAGCAGATAGATTTTATCGCACAGCTTGGTTTGGGTAATGAGGATAAGCTCATCGCTTACACGATAGAGTCTTCACAGGATATTTCTGGTATGCTGGAGGATATGGTCAGTTCTTGGAGAGACGGCGATGTGTCGAAGCTAGATAAGCTCCTTGTTCAGGAAATGGATGCATTCCGAAAGATTCGTGAAGATCTGCTCATTGGCCGCAACAAGGCTTGGATTCCCTCGATAAGGGCTTGGATGGAGACCTCCGAGATTGAATTTGTACTCGTCGGTGCGGGTCACTTGGTCGGAGAAGAGAGTGTCTTAGAACTGCTAGAGGCCGAAGGCTTTATCGTGAGGCAGATG